A genome region from Cucumis sativus cultivar 9930 chromosome 4, Cucumber_9930_V3, whole genome shotgun sequence includes the following:
- the LOC101214680 gene encoding putative disease resistance protein RGA3 isoform X1: MAEFLWTFAVQEVLKKVLKLAADQIGLAWGLDKELSNLSQWLLKAEAILGEINRKKLHPSSVRLWVEDLQLVVHEADDLLDELVYEDLRTKVEKGPINKVRSSISSLSNIFIIFRFKMAKKIKAIIQKLRKCYSEATPLGLVGEEFIQTENDLSQIRETISKLDDFEVVGREFEVSSIVKQVVDASIDNVTSILPIVGMGGIGKTTLAKTIFNHEEIKGHFDETIWICVSEPFLINKILGAILQMIKGVSSGLDNREALLRELQKVMRGKRYFLVLDDVWNENLALWTELKHCLLSFTEKSGNAIIVTTRSFEVGKIMESTLSSHHLGKLSDEQCWSLFKKSANADELPKNLELKDLQEELVTRFGGAPLVARVLGGALKFEGVYEKWVMSLRTTTSIPLQDEDLVLSTLKLSVDRLPSFLLKQCFAYCSNFPKGFKFKKEELIEMWMAQGFIQLHEGRNEITMEENGEKYFNILLSRSLFQDIIKDDRGRITHCKMHDLIYEIACTISNSQKLQQEHIDLLDKGSHTNHRINNAQNLRTLICNRQVLHKTIFDKIANCTCLRVLVVDSSITKLSESIGKIKHLRYLDISNSKIEELPNSISLLYNLQTLKLGSSMKDLPQNLSKLVSLRHLKFSMPQTPPHLGRLTQLQTLSGFAVGFEKGFKIGELGFLKNLKGRLELSNLDRIKHKEEAMSSKLVEKNLCELFLEWDMHILREGNNYNDFEVLEGLQPHKNLQFLSIINFAGQLLPPAIFVENLAVIHLRHCVRCEILPMLGQLPNLEELNISYLLCLRSIGYEFYGNYYHPYSHKVLFPKLKKFVLSQMPNLEQWEEVVFISKKDAIFPLLEDLNISFCPILTSIPNIFRRPLKKLHIYGCHEVTGLPKDLQLCTSIEDLKIVGCRKMTLNVQNMDSLSRFSMNGLQKFPQGLANLKNLKEMTIIECSQDCDFSPLMQLSSLVKLHLVIFPGSVTEQLPQQLEHLIALRSLYINDFDGIEVLPEWLGNLTSLEVLGLYYCINLKQFPSKKAMQCLTQLIHVDVHNCPSSQILSHDLKAKAHAKANLVQW; this comes from the coding sequence ATGGCTGAGTTCCTATGGACTTTTGCTGTTCAAGAAGTGTTGAAGAAGGTATTGAAACTTGCAGCTGACCAAATTGGTTTGGCATGGGGCTTGGACAAGGAGCTTTCAAACCTCTCCCAATGGCTACTCAAAGCAGAAGCTATTTTAGGTGAGATTAACAGGAAAAAACTACACCCTAGTTCTGTGAGACTGTGGGTGGAAGATCTTCAACTTGTTGTTCATGAAGCAGACGATCTATTGGATGAGCTTGTTTATGAAGATCTTCGTACGAAGGTGGAAAAAGGACCGATTAACAAGGTACGTTCTTCTATATCAAGTCTCTCgaatattttcattatctttCGCTTCAAAATGGCCAAGAAAATCAAGGCTATTATTCAAAAGTTGCGTAAATGTTACTCTGAGGCCACTCCTTTAGGACTTGTTGGTGAAGAATTCATACAAACAGAGAATGATCTTAGTCAGATTCGAGAGACGATCTCAAAACTTGACGATTTTGAAGTTGTTGGAAGGGAGTTTGAAGTTTCAAGCATAGTGAAACAAGTGGTTGATGCTAGTATTGACAATGTTACATCTATCTTGCCCATTGTGGGTATGGGTGGAATCGGAAAAACAACTTTGGCAAAGACAATCTTCAATCATGAGGAGATCAAAGGACATTTTGATGAAACAATTTGGATATGTGTGTCCGAACCATTTcttatcaacaaaattttgggaGCAATTTTACAAATGATAAAGGGTGTTTCCAGTGGCTTGGATAATAGAGAGGCTTTACTTCGAGAGCTTCAAAAGGTGATGCGAGGTAAAAGATATTTTCTTGTGCTTGATGATGTTTGGAATGAAAATCTTGCTTTATGGACTGAATTGAAACATTGTTTACTGAGTTTCACTGAAAAATCTGGAAACGCTATTATTGTGACTACAAGAAGTTTCGAAGTAGGAAAGATTATGGAGAGTACTCTTTCTAGCCATCATTTGGGAAAATTATCTGATGAACAATGTTGgtctttgtttaaaaaaagtgcAAATGCAGATGAACTGCCAAAGAATCTAGAGTTGAAGGATCTTCAAGAAGAATTGGTGACAAGGTTTGGTGGTGCACCATTGGTTGCAAGAGTTTTGGGAGGGGCACTGAAATTTGAAGGGGTCTACGAGAAATGGGTGATGTCTCTTAGAACCACAACAAGTATACCGTTACAAGATGAAGATTTAGTTTTATctacattaaaattaagtgTAGATCGTCTACCATCCTTCTTGTTGAAGCAATGCTTTGCATATTGTTCAAATTTTCCTAaaggttttaaatttaaaaaagaagagctAATTGAAATGTGGATGGCACAAGGGTTCATTCAACTACATGAAGGAAGAAACGAGATAACGATGgaggaaaatggagaaaagtaCTTCAACATCTTGTTGTCTCGCTCTCTATTTCAAGATATCATTAAGGATGATAGAGGAAGAATTACTCATTGTAAGATGCATGATCTTATCTATGAAATTGCGTgtacaatttcaaattctcaaAAGTTGCAACAGGAACATATTGATTTGTTGGATAAAGGAAGTCACACCAATCATAGGATAAACAACGCCCAAAATTTACGCACACTCATTTGCAATAGACAGGTGCTTCACAAGACTATTTTTGACAAGATTGCAAATTGTACATGCCTGCGAGTTTTAGTAGTGGATTCATCTATTACAAAACTATCCGAGTCGATTGGTAAGATAAAACATTTGAGATATCTCgacatttcaaattcaaagatAGAGGAACTTCCAAATTCTATCTCTTTGCTTTATAACTTACAAACACTGAAGCTTGGAAGCTCAATGAAAGACCTTCCACAGAATTTGAGCAAGTTGGTTAGTTTAAGACATCTAAAGTTCTCAATGCCACAAACGCCTCCACATTTGGGTCGATTGACTCAACTTCAAACATTGTCTGGTTTTGCAGTTGGATTCGAGAAGGGTTTCAAAATAGGAGAACTTGGATTTTTGAAAAACCTCAAAGGTAGATTAGAACTTTCAAATCTTGATCGAATTAAACATAAAGAGGAAGCCATGAGTTCCAAATTGGTAGAAAAGAACTTGTGTGAGCTATTCTTGGAATGGGATATGCATATTTTAAGAGAAGGTAACAACTACAATGACTTTGAAGTGTTAGAAGGGCTTCAACCACACAAAAATCTTCAATTCCTGAGTATCATAAACTTTGCTGGCCAACTTCTGCCTCCTGccatttttgttgaaaatttagcTGTGATACATCTAAGACATTGTGTAAGATGTGAAATACTTCCAATGCTTGGACAATTACCTAATTTAGAGGAACTAAATATTTCCTACTTACTTTGTCTAAGAAGTATTGGGTATGAATTCTATGGAAATTATTATCATCCCTACAGCCATAAGGTTTTATTTCCcaagttgaagaaatttgtacTCTCTCAAATGCCCAATCTAGAGCAATGGGAAGAAGTAGTATTCATATCAAAGAAAGATGcaatttttcctcttcttgaggacttaaatattagtttttgtCCTATATTAACAAgtattccaaatatttttagaCGTCCTCTTAAAAAGCTACATATTTATGGATGTCATGAAGTGACAGGATTGCCAAAAGATCTACAACTTTGCACTTCCATTGAGGATCTAAAGATTGTTGGGTGCCGTAAAATGACACTAAATGTGCAAAATATGGATAGCTTGTCTCGTTTCTCTATGAATGGGTTGCAGAAGTTTCCCCAAGGGCTGGCTAATCtaaaaaacttgaaagaaaTGACAATCATTGAATGCTCACAAGATTGTGACTTTAGTCCTCTTATGCAACTTTCTTCACTTGTAAAGCTTCATTTGGTTATTTTCCCAGGGAGCGTGACTGAGCAACTTCCTCAACAACTTGAGCATCTCATTGCCTTAAGATCTTTGTACATTAATGATTTTGATGGAATTGAGGTTTTACCAGAATGGTTGGGAAACCTTACCTCTTTGGAAGTTTTGGGACtttattattgtataaatttgaaacagTTTCCTTCAAAGAAAGCCATGCAATGTCTCACCCAATTAATCCACGTGGATGTCCACAACTGTCCGAGTTCGCAGATTTTGTCCCATGATCTAAAGGCCAAAGCTCATGCCAAAGCAAACTTAGTTCAATGGtaa
- the LOC101214680 gene encoding putative disease resistance protein RGA3 isoform X2, whose product MGGIGKTTLAKTIFNHEEIKGHFDETIWICVSEPFLINKILGAILQMIKGVSSGLDNREALLRELQKVMRGKRYFLVLDDVWNENLALWTELKHCLLSFTEKSGNAIIVTTRSFEVGKIMESTLSSHHLGKLSDEQCWSLFKKSANADELPKNLELKDLQEELVTRFGGAPLVARVLGGALKFEGVYEKWVMSLRTTTSIPLQDEDLVLSTLKLSVDRLPSFLLKQCFAYCSNFPKGFKFKKEELIEMWMAQGFIQLHEGRNEITMEENGEKYFNILLSRSLFQDIIKDDRGRITHCKMHDLIYEIACTISNSQKLQQEHIDLLDKGSHTNHRINNAQNLRTLICNRQVLHKTIFDKIANCTCLRVLVVDSSITKLSESIGKIKHLRYLDISNSKIEELPNSISLLYNLQTLKLGSSMKDLPQNLSKLVSLRHLKFSMPQTPPHLGRLTQLQTLSGFAVGFEKGFKIGELGFLKNLKGRLELSNLDRIKHKEEAMSSKLVEKNLCELFLEWDMHILREGNNYNDFEVLEGLQPHKNLQFLSIINFAGQLLPPAIFVENLAVIHLRHCVRCEILPMLGQLPNLEELNISYLLCLRSIGYEFYGNYYHPYSHKVLFPKLKKFVLSQMPNLEQWEEVVFISKKDAIFPLLEDLNISFCPILTSIPNIFRRPLKKLHIYGCHEVTGLPKDLQLCTSIEDLKIVGCRKMTLNVQNMDSLSRFSMNGLQKFPQGLANLKNLKEMTIIECSQDCDFSPLMQLSSLVKLHLVIFPGSVTEQLPQQLEHLIALRSLYINDFDGIEVLPEWLGNLTSLEVLGLYYCINLKQFPSKKAMQCLTQLIHVDVHNCPSSQILSHDLKAKAHAKANLVQW is encoded by the coding sequence ATGGGTGGAATCGGAAAAACAACTTTGGCAAAGACAATCTTCAATCATGAGGAGATCAAAGGACATTTTGATGAAACAATTTGGATATGTGTGTCCGAACCATTTcttatcaacaaaattttgggaGCAATTTTACAAATGATAAAGGGTGTTTCCAGTGGCTTGGATAATAGAGAGGCTTTACTTCGAGAGCTTCAAAAGGTGATGCGAGGTAAAAGATATTTTCTTGTGCTTGATGATGTTTGGAATGAAAATCTTGCTTTATGGACTGAATTGAAACATTGTTTACTGAGTTTCACTGAAAAATCTGGAAACGCTATTATTGTGACTACAAGAAGTTTCGAAGTAGGAAAGATTATGGAGAGTACTCTTTCTAGCCATCATTTGGGAAAATTATCTGATGAACAATGTTGgtctttgtttaaaaaaagtgcAAATGCAGATGAACTGCCAAAGAATCTAGAGTTGAAGGATCTTCAAGAAGAATTGGTGACAAGGTTTGGTGGTGCACCATTGGTTGCAAGAGTTTTGGGAGGGGCACTGAAATTTGAAGGGGTCTACGAGAAATGGGTGATGTCTCTTAGAACCACAACAAGTATACCGTTACAAGATGAAGATTTAGTTTTATctacattaaaattaagtgTAGATCGTCTACCATCCTTCTTGTTGAAGCAATGCTTTGCATATTGTTCAAATTTTCCTAaaggttttaaatttaaaaaagaagagctAATTGAAATGTGGATGGCACAAGGGTTCATTCAACTACATGAAGGAAGAAACGAGATAACGATGgaggaaaatggagaaaagtaCTTCAACATCTTGTTGTCTCGCTCTCTATTTCAAGATATCATTAAGGATGATAGAGGAAGAATTACTCATTGTAAGATGCATGATCTTATCTATGAAATTGCGTgtacaatttcaaattctcaaAAGTTGCAACAGGAACATATTGATTTGTTGGATAAAGGAAGTCACACCAATCATAGGATAAACAACGCCCAAAATTTACGCACACTCATTTGCAATAGACAGGTGCTTCACAAGACTATTTTTGACAAGATTGCAAATTGTACATGCCTGCGAGTTTTAGTAGTGGATTCATCTATTACAAAACTATCCGAGTCGATTGGTAAGATAAAACATTTGAGATATCTCgacatttcaaattcaaagatAGAGGAACTTCCAAATTCTATCTCTTTGCTTTATAACTTACAAACACTGAAGCTTGGAAGCTCAATGAAAGACCTTCCACAGAATTTGAGCAAGTTGGTTAGTTTAAGACATCTAAAGTTCTCAATGCCACAAACGCCTCCACATTTGGGTCGATTGACTCAACTTCAAACATTGTCTGGTTTTGCAGTTGGATTCGAGAAGGGTTTCAAAATAGGAGAACTTGGATTTTTGAAAAACCTCAAAGGTAGATTAGAACTTTCAAATCTTGATCGAATTAAACATAAAGAGGAAGCCATGAGTTCCAAATTGGTAGAAAAGAACTTGTGTGAGCTATTCTTGGAATGGGATATGCATATTTTAAGAGAAGGTAACAACTACAATGACTTTGAAGTGTTAGAAGGGCTTCAACCACACAAAAATCTTCAATTCCTGAGTATCATAAACTTTGCTGGCCAACTTCTGCCTCCTGccatttttgttgaaaatttagcTGTGATACATCTAAGACATTGTGTAAGATGTGAAATACTTCCAATGCTTGGACAATTACCTAATTTAGAGGAACTAAATATTTCCTACTTACTTTGTCTAAGAAGTATTGGGTATGAATTCTATGGAAATTATTATCATCCCTACAGCCATAAGGTTTTATTTCCcaagttgaagaaatttgtacTCTCTCAAATGCCCAATCTAGAGCAATGGGAAGAAGTAGTATTCATATCAAAGAAAGATGcaatttttcctcttcttgaggacttaaatattagtttttgtCCTATATTAACAAgtattccaaatatttttagaCGTCCTCTTAAAAAGCTACATATTTATGGATGTCATGAAGTGACAGGATTGCCAAAAGATCTACAACTTTGCACTTCCATTGAGGATCTAAAGATTGTTGGGTGCCGTAAAATGACACTAAATGTGCAAAATATGGATAGCTTGTCTCGTTTCTCTATGAATGGGTTGCAGAAGTTTCCCCAAGGGCTGGCTAATCtaaaaaacttgaaagaaaTGACAATCATTGAATGCTCACAAGATTGTGACTTTAGTCCTCTTATGCAACTTTCTTCACTTGTAAAGCTTCATTTGGTTATTTTCCCAGGGAGCGTGACTGAGCAACTTCCTCAACAACTTGAGCATCTCATTGCCTTAAGATCTTTGTACATTAATGATTTTGATGGAATTGAGGTTTTACCAGAATGGTTGGGAAACCTTACCTCTTTGGAAGTTTTGGGACtttattattgtataaatttgaaacagTTTCCTTCAAAGAAAGCCATGCAATGTCTCACCCAATTAATCCACGTGGATGTCCACAACTGTCCGAGTTCGCAGATTTTGTCCCATGATCTAAAGGCCAAAGCTCATGCCAAAGCAAACTTAGTTCAATGGtaa
- the LOC105435341 gene encoding salutaridinol 7-O-acetyltransferase, translating to MEVTFLSRDTIKPSSPTPLTFESFHLLCIEETSPLVYTPLFLFYPRISNDDDSGEYNPEIDTLKNSLSESINRFLFLEGEIVGESIRCNYEEIIFVKAKVTGKISEIFVGSNNDTSLMKLVMYSTFNTDPDDKYALIGVQANIVECGGVVISLCLLHEVIDPTTLSHFLRSWFDINTSSFNCLPSMACSDFGPLFPLFDPQQKQVLLSSNNNSQQKASFQSLVFKDDEIPILKDRAKSSDVQNPTCVEVLLGSLWKCILEVVLLQSTTNSDRPSILTHAIINLNTKMLSSNSLPRSFSVGNFWWIEVADHYVENEKTQMELSNLVRFLRESFQEMNGDSYSWLKSLVGNQGDRVISKLLSAEIIPKLYICTNWENIDQLNEFGWGNTIWIESDTTSKNIGILLRTIRDNEIEIWMVLDEEEIELLVQNEEFCGFVNLTFP from the coding sequence ATGGAGGTGACATTTTTGTCCAGAGATACTATCAAGCCTTCTTCTCCAACTCCCCTAACCTTTGaatcttttcatcttttgtgTATCGAGGAAACGTCTCCTTTGGTTTATactcctctttttcttttctatccgAGGATTAGTAATGATGATGATTCAGGAGAGTATAATCCAGAAATTGATACACTAAAAAACTCTCTATCTGAAAGTATAAATCGTTTCCTGTTTCTTGAAGGAGAAATCGTTGGTGAATCCATTCGTTGCAACTATGAAGAGATCATCTTTGTCAAAGCAAAAGTTACTGGTAAGATATCTGAAATCTTCGTGGGATCAAATAACGATACTTCTTTAATGAAACTCGTCATGTATTCTACGTTCAACACTGACCCAGATGATAAATATGCTCTAATTGGTGTACAAGCCAACATTGTGGAGTGTGGTGGTGTTGTGATATCTCTTTGTTTGTTACACGAAGTTATCGATCCAACAACTCTAAGTCATTTTCTTAGATCGTGGTTCGATATTAATACGTCGTCTTTCAATTGTCTTCCTAGTATGGCCTGTTCTGACTTCGGACCACTCTTTCCACTCTTCGATccacaacaaaaacaagtcTTGCTTTCCTCCAACAATAATTCTCAACAAAAAGCTTCTTTCCAAAGCCTTGTGTTCAAAGACGATGAAATCCCAATTCTCAAAGATAGAGCAAAATCCAGTGATGTCCAAAATCCAACATGTGTGGAAGTGCTTTTAGGGTCCCTTTGGAAATGTATATTGGAAGTTGTATTATTGCAAAGTACAACAAATTCTGATCGGCCATCAATTTTGACACATGCAATTATAAACTTGAACACCAAAATGCTATCTTCTAATTCATTGCCAAGATCATTCTCAGTGGGGAATTTTTGGTGGATTGAGGTAGCTGATCATTATgtagaaaatgagaaaaccCAAATGGAGCTAAGTAATTTGGTGAGATTTTTAAGAGAGTCATTTCAAGAAATGAATGGTGATAGTTATTCTTGGTTAAAAAGTTTGGTGGGAAATCAAGGAGATAGAGTTATCTCCAAGTTGTTATCAGCTGAAATAATCCCAAAATTGTACATATGCACAAATTGGGAAAACATAGATCAATTGAATGAGTTTGGATGGGGAAATACCATATGGATCGAATCGGATACAACGTCAAAGAACATTGGTATTTTGTTGCGCACCATAAGAGATAATGAAATAGAGATATGGATGGTACTTGATGAGGAAGAAATAGAACTTTTAGtacaaaatgaagaattttgtGGTTTTGTGAATCTAACTTTCccttag
- the LOC101214439 gene encoding BAHD acyltransferase BIA1 — protein sequence MEVKVLSKENIMPSSPTPPHLKTFQLSLLDQFSPVLYAPLIIFYTMDNKDDPRHHQSHEKLMATLKSSLSKTLSHFYLLAGRIVDKSICCSDEGAVFIEATVSCSMSEILKQPNNEFLMKLVPCSERCTKPIEEYAHVIVQVNVFDCGGIAISLCLLHKLMDATTIGCFLKCWATINKRSFATTNLTIDNGASELFTPPSSMTNDDNSDPFSKMVCYDYKELSSLFPQTNFLPFHPRLHEALSSNCEEKSSFQRFVFKEKAILDLKAKAKSNDVPNPTSVEVLSGFIWKCALEAASTKLGLSQIPSILTHAVNLRKRMEPPLPEFSVGNIFWNVVAHYLADKKTQVELSELVSLIRQSFVDINGNYIKRIVGNEGSEALVKLVWERNMKLFQIPKLYICTSWRNMDLSEVNFGWGKPVWIGSAGNSNTTIKNMIVLLDAISNDGVEAWVILEEEEMQILLQNQEFFNFALLNPPIPI from the coding sequence atggAGGTGAAAGTTTTgagtaaagaaaatattatgcCTTCTTCCCCAACGCCCCCTCACCTTAAAACCTTTCAACTTTCCCTTCTTGATCAATTTTCTCCTGTGCTTTATGCTCCTCTAATAATTTTCTACACAATGGATAACAAAGATGATCCTAGGCACCACCAAAGCCATGAGAAACTGATGGCCACACTTAAGAGTTCTCTATCAAAAACTCTAAGCCATTTTTACTTATTGGCAGGAAGAATCGTCGACAAGTCCATTTGTTGCAGCGATGAAGGAGCTGTTTTTATCGAAGCAACTGTGAGTTGTAGCATGTCTGAGATCcttaaacaaccaaacaaCGAGTTTTTAATGAAACTCGTCCCATGTTCTGAACGTTGCACCAAGCCAATCGAAGAATATGCTCATGTTATAGTGCAAGTGAACGTCTTCGATTGTGGTGGGATTGCAATCTCTCTTTGTTTGTTGCACAAACTTATGGATGCGACGACGATAGgttgttttcttaaatgttGGGCTACTATTAACAAACGCTCTTTTGCTACAACAAATTTGACCATTGACAATGGTGCTTCGGAATTATTTACACCACCATCGTCCATGACGAACGATGATAACAGTGACCCTTTTTCGAAGATGGTATGCTATGATTACAAAGAACTGTCTTCACTCTTTCCACAAACAAATTTCTTACCATTTCATCCAAGGCTTCATGAAGCCCTCTCCTCAAActgtgaagaaaaaagttctttTCAAAGGTTTGTATTCAAAGAGAAGGCAATATTAGATTTAAAAGCTAAAGCCAAATCCAATGATGTCCCAAATCCAACGAGTGTGGAAGTATTGAGTGGCTTCATTTGGAAATGTGCATTGGAGGCTGCATCAACAAAATTAGGGTTATCTCAAATACCATCTATTTTAACACATGCAGTGAACCTAAGAAAGAGAATGGAGCCTCCATTGCCTGAATTTTCAGTgggaaatattttttggaatGTGGTTGCTCATTATTTAGCAGATAAGAAAACCCAAGTGGAGCTTAGTGAATTGGTGAGTTTAATTAGACAATCCTTTGTTGATATTAATGGTAATTACATAAAAAGAATAGTGGGAAATGAAGGAAGTGAAGCTCTAGTGAAATTGGTTTGGGAGAGAAATATGAAGCTTTTCCAAATTCCAAAGTTGTACATATGTACAAGTTGGAGAAATATGGATTTAAGTGAAGTGAATTTTGGATGGGGAAAGCCTGTTTGGATTGGTAGTGCTGGAAATTCAAatacaacaataaaaaatatgattgttttgTTGGATGCTATATCAAATGATGGAGTTGAGGCATGGGTGATacttgaggaagaagaaatgcaaattttgttacaaaatCAAGAATTTTTCAACTTTGCATTGCTAAATCCACCTATAcctatatag